A genomic segment from Nicotiana sylvestris chromosome 1, ASM39365v2, whole genome shotgun sequence encodes:
- the LOC138871983 gene encoding uncharacterized protein, which yields MAPFEALYNRRCRSPIRWFDTGEAKLIGPYLMHQSMEKVKIIKEQLKMAQSYQNSYSDVRRRDLEFKDDDWVFLMFSLHEGYNAVWKEREIEYEKVIGDPSLIVPVETSEVNEELSYEEISVSILDRKVRKLRNKEISTVKVL from the exons atggcaccatttgaggctttatataataggagatgtagatctcccattAGGTGGTTTGATACTGGGGAAGCTAAATTGATAGGACCATACCTCATGCATCAATCTATGGAAAAGGTTAAGATCATTAAGGAGCAGTTGAAAATGGCTCAGAGTTATCAAAATTCCTATTCAGATGTTCGTCGTAGAGATTTAGAATTCAAAgatgatgattgggtattcttgatGTTTTCACTCCATGAAGGGTATAATgcagtttggaaagaaagggaaattgagtacGAG aaAGTAATCGGGGATCCATCGCTTATTGTGCCAGTGGAGACTAgcgaggttaatgaagaactgtcatatgaagaaatCTCAGTTTCCATTCTTGATAGGAAAGTCCGAAAGTTGAGGAATAAAGAAATTTCCACCGTAAAAGTTCTATGA